The Bradyrhizobium betae genomic interval CTCAACGATCCCGGCCCGCTGTCGCTCTCGTCGAAAGAGATGGAGACGCGGCTCGCCGGCTGTCTTTTATCGCTGCTCCGAGCGGAAGCCGATCAGTCCACCCCGAGATAAGCCTTCTGCACCTGCGGGTCATCCGCCAGCGCCGCAGCCGTGCCGGACAGCACGCTCTTGCCGACCTGGAGCACGGTGGCGAAATCCGACACCTCCAGCGCCAGCTCGATCGACTGCTCGGCGAGCAGGATGGTCAGGCCCTCGCGATGCAGGCGGCCGAAGGTCTCGTACATGGACTCGACCACCGCCGGCGCAAGGCCGAGCGACGGCTCGTCGAGCATCAGGAGCTTCGGATCGCTCATCAGCGCGCGGCCGACCGCCAGCATCTGCCGCTCGCCGCCGGACATGGTGCCGGCACGCTGGTTGCGACGCTCCTTCAGGCGCGGGAAGAACTCGTAGACGCGCTCGAGCAGCGTGGACTGGCGCGACTTGTCATGCAGCGGCGTGGCGCCGAGCATGAGGTTGTTCTCGACGCTCTGCTGCACGAACAGCCGCCAGCCCTCCGGCGACAGCGCCAGACCCTTGCGCACGATGGAAAAGGCCTTCTGGCCCGCAATGTCCTCGCCGCGAAAGCTGATCGAGCCGGAATGCACGGGAATGAGACCGGCGATCGCGTTCAGCGTCGTGGTCTTGCCGCCGCCATTGGAGCCGAGCAGCGCGACGACGCTGCCCTCCGGCACCTCCAGCGAGACGTCGGAGACACCGATGAGGTCGCCGTAGCGCACTTCGAGGTGCTCGATTCTGAGAAGCGCTCCGCTCATAGGTCCGGCCCGCCCATCAGCTCGACCGGCGTATGGCCGGCGGCCGCCTTGGCCGCGCGCTTGCCGAGATAAGCCTCGATCACCGCGGGGTTGGAGGTGACGTCGCGCGGCGAGCCGCGGGCGATCTCTTTGCCCTGGTGGAACACCATCACGCGGCTCGCCAGCGACATGATCACTTCCATGATGTGCTCGACGATGACCAGCGTGATGCCCGAGCGGTGAATGTCACGCACGAGATCGATCGCGAGCTTCACCTCATGCGCGTTGAGTCCGGCCATGGCTTCGTCGAGCAGCAGCACCTTCGGCTCGGTCGCGAGCGCGCGCGCGATCTCCAGCCGCTTTCGGCCGGGCGTGCCGAGCGAGCGCGCCGGCGCATCCGCAAGCCTGATCATGCCGACACGTTCCAGCACGGCGCGTGCTTTTGTCTCAGCCTCCTTGCGATGCGAGGTGCGGAGGAACGCGCCGATCATGACGTTTTCCAGCACCGTCATGCCCTCGAAGGTCTGCGGCACCTGGAAGGTGCGGGCGAGCCCGAGGCCCGCGCGCTGCTCCGGCGTAAAGTCGGTGATATCGCTCCCTTCGAACAGCACGCGTCCCGACGTCGTCTTGAGGTCGCCGGTGAGACAATTGAAGAAGGTGGATTTTCCGGCGCCGTTCGGCCCGATCAGGCCGAGGATGTCGCCCTGCTCCAGCGTCGCGGAGGCATCGTCCACCGCCTTGAAGCTGCCGAATGCCTTGGTGATCCCGCGCGCCTCAAGGAGCATGGCCGGCTCCCGTGTCGGTGTTCGGCTTGCTGCGGCGCGTGAACAGTGCCAGCAGGCCGCCCGGCTGGAAGCGCGCGATCAGCACGATGATCGCGCCATAGAGCACGAAGGTGAGCCCGGCGCCCTTGCCGCCGAGCCAGCTGTTGGAGATCTCCTCCAGTGGCACGAGGATCGCGGCTCCCACCAGCGGCCCGAACAGCAGCCCTGCCCCGCCGAGCGCCGCCATGATCAGGATTTTCACCGAAATCAGGATGCCGAGCCCGGACTCGGGATCGACGAAGCCGAACATCATCGCATAGAGCGCGCCGGCCACGCTCGTGAGCGCTGCACTCAGCATGTAGGCGTAGAGTTTCGTGCGTGCGGCCGGAGCACCCAGCGAACGCGCGGCACGCTCGGAATCCTTGATCGCCCGCAGATAAAATCCCATCCGGCTGTTGGTCATCCACCACGTAACGAGCAGTGTGATCACGAGCACCGCGAGGAACAGATAGTAGTACGGCAGCGACGACAGGAACGAGAGATCGAAGACGTTGCGTGGCACGGTCGGTCCGGAAAGGCCGACCGCCGCGCCAAGCCATTCGGTGTTGGTCACGATCAGCCGGACCGTCTCGGCGACCGCGATGGTCGCCATGCTGAAATAATGGCCTGACAGCCGCAGCGTCGGAACGCCGATGATCGCGGCGAGCCCCACCGCCAGCGCGATGCCGCCGGGAATGCCGAACAGCGGCGACAGGCCGAATTTGGCGTAGGAGGCCATCGCGGCATAGGCGCCGCAGCCGAAGAACACGACATGGCCGACCGACACCTGCCCGGCATAGCCGCCGACGATGTTCCAGGCGGACGCAGCGATGGCATAGAGCAGCACCAGCGCGCCGAGCCGCTGCTGGAACGGCGAGGACAGCAGCAGCGGATAGGCGATCGCCAGCGCTGCGACCACCGAGAGCCAGATCAGGCGCCGCATCACATCTTCCTCATCAGGTCTTGCCCATCAAGCCCTGCGGCCGGAACCAGAGGAAGAGCAGGAACAGCACATAGACGACGATGTCCTTGTAGACCGCGCCGATCAAATAGCCTGACAGCGACTCGATCACACCAATCAACAGGCCTGCGACGAGCGCTCCCGGCACGCTGCCGAAGCCGCCGAGCGACACCGTGACGAAGGCGACGATGCCGAGCGTCTCGCCGACCGTCGGCACGATGTAGAAGAAGTTCGCGATCAGCGCGCCGGCAAGGCCGGTGGCGCCCGCCGCGATGCCCCACGCGATCGCCTGCATGGTGTCTGGCCTTATGCCCATGAGCTGCGCGGCGGTCTGATCCTCCGCCACCGCCAGCATCTTCGAGCCGAGCGAGGTGCGCGTCAGGAGCAGATGCAGGCCCAGCGTCACCAGCAGCGCGACCACGCCGGCCAGCAGTCGCGAGGCCTCGATGCGCAGGCCGGCAAACGCATAGGTGCCGCCGACGATGTTCGGCGGCATCGACAGGAAATTGGCGCCGAACCACCAGAACACGGAATAGCGCAGCAGCAGCGCGAGCCCGAAGGTGCCGAGGATCTGCGCCAGCATCGGCCCCTTCATGATGTCGCGGATCAGGGCGAAATAGACCACGACGCCGACGGTCGCGAGCACCAGCGTCGCCAGCGGCGCACCGAGGAGCGGCCCTCCCCCCATCAGCGTGTAGACGACATAAGCGACGTACATGCCGAGCATGACGAAATCGCCATGGGCGAAATTGACGATGTTCATCATGCCCCACACCAGTGTGAGGCCCGAGGAAAACAGGGCGTAGACGGCGCCAAGCAGAAGCCCGCCGACGATCACCTGCACGAGGACAAAGGACATGAGCTGCGTTGCTCTGATCAAATCACCCACGGAAAGGCGGGACGCGCGGTCCCGCCCTCAAGCAACCTTACCAGCCCTTGTAGGGCAGCATCGGCGCCTTTTCGGCGTTGGTCTTCGGCCACACCGAGACGTAGTTCTCGCCGTCCTGGAGCTGGATGATGGCGCCTGAGGCGAGGACGTTCTGGCCCTTGTCATCGAACTTCACGCCCTTGTAGCCGATCATCAATTGTTCGGGCTTCAGGTCTGTCGCCTTCAGCGCGGCCTGGATCTTGGCGGGTTCGATCGAGCCGGCGCGGTCGATGGCTTCGGCCAGCACGAAGAAGCCCTGCATCTGCCGGGCGACCGTGTCGTCCATTTCCTCGCCGCTCTTCTTCTTGTACATGTCGGCGATAACAGCGGATGCCGAACCCGACGGGCCCACGACCCAGGAGGAGCGGTTGAAGACGCCCTGCGAGATCTTGCCGACCGCCTTGGTGAAGGAGGGATCGGAGTAGCCGGCATCGTCGGCCAGCAGCACGGCCGGCTTGTAGTCGAGCGACTGCATGGTCTTGGCGAACAGTATCGCGTCCGACGTGTAGCTGATCATGATGACGACGTCGGGCTTCTTGTCCTTGAGCTGGAGCACCTGGCCCTGCACGTCGGTCGCGTTGACGGGATAAGCGACGTCGAGCGCGATCGGCTGGCCCTTGTCCTTGAAAGCGCCCGCAATCGTGTTGGCGACCGAGCTGCCGTATTCGGTGTTGTCGTGAACCAGCGCGACGCTGTCGGTCTTGGCACCCTGCGCCTTGATGTCGGCGAGGAAGTCGACATAGATCCTGGCGAAGTCGGTGGCGATCGGCGTGGTGCGGAAGAACCATTTGAAGCCGCGCTCGGTGAGATTGGCGGCGACCGATTCGGAGTTCAGGAAGGGAACGCCGTATTTCTCGGCGATCGCGCTCGTGGTCAGCGTGACTCCGGACTGATAGGAGCCGAACAATGCGGCCACCTTATCTTCCGTGATCAGGCGCAGCGCCTGGTTCTGGCCGGTCGCCGGGTTGCCCTGGTTGTCGGCGATCACCACCTCGACCTTGGCGCCGCCGAGGCCGGCAAGCCCTGCGTTCTTCGCCAGCGTGAAATTGCCGAGTTCCGGATGCGCGTTGTTGATGATGTCGGTGGCGACCTCGATCGCCGCCTTGGCATGCGCGCCGATCGAGGCGGTGCCGCCGGACATCGGCAGGATCACGCCGATCTTGACGACCTTGTCCTGGGCGTGCGCGTTCGGGCCGAGCGCAAGGGACATAGCGGCCGCGCAAAGCAGCCCGGTGACGTGCTTCAAATTC includes:
- a CDS encoding branched-chain amino acid ABC transporter permease; amino-acid sequence: MSFVLVQVIVGGLLLGAVYALFSSGLTLVWGMMNIVNFAHGDFVMLGMYVAYVVYTLMGGGPLLGAPLATLVLATVGVVVYFALIRDIMKGPMLAQILGTFGLALLLRYSVFWWFGANFLSMPPNIVGGTYAFAGLRIEASRLLAGVVALLVTLGLHLLLTRTSLGSKMLAVAEDQTAAQLMGIRPDTMQAIAWGIAAGATGLAGALIANFFYIVPTVGETLGIVAFVTVSLGGFGSVPGALVAGLLIGVIESLSGYLIGAVYKDIVVYVLFLLFLWFRPQGLMGKT
- a CDS encoding ABC transporter substrate-binding protein — translated: MNLKHVTGLLCAAAMSLALGPNAHAQDKVVKIGVILPMSGGTASIGAHAKAAIEVATDIINNAHPELGNFTLAKNAGLAGLGGAKVEVVIADNQGNPATGQNQALRLITEDKVAALFGSYQSGVTLTTSAIAEKYGVPFLNSESVAANLTERGFKWFFRTTPIATDFARIYVDFLADIKAQGAKTDSVALVHDNTEYGSSVANTIAGAFKDKGQPIALDVAYPVNATDVQGQVLQLKDKKPDVVIMISYTSDAILFAKTMQSLDYKPAVLLADDAGYSDPSFTKAVGKISQGVFNRSSWVVGPSGSASAVIADMYKKKSGEEMDDTVARQMQGFFVLAEAIDRAGSIEPAKIQAALKATDLKPEQLMIGYKGVKFDDKGQNVLASGAIIQLQDGENYVSVWPKTNAEKAPMLPYKGW
- a CDS encoding ABC transporter ATP-binding protein, producing the protein MSGALLRIEHLEVRYGDLIGVSDVSLEVPEGSVVALLGSNGGGKTTTLNAIAGLIPVHSGSISFRGEDIAGQKAFSIVRKGLALSPEGWRLFVQQSVENNLMLGATPLHDKSRQSTLLERVYEFFPRLKERRNQRAGTMSGGERQMLAVGRALMSDPKLLMLDEPSLGLAPAVVESMYETFGRLHREGLTILLAEQSIELALEVSDFATVLQVGKSVLSGTAAALADDPQVQKAYLGVD
- a CDS encoding ABC transporter ATP-binding protein: MLLEARGITKAFGSFKAVDDASATLEQGDILGLIGPNGAGKSTFFNCLTGDLKTTSGRVLFEGSDITDFTPEQRAGLGLARTFQVPQTFEGMTVLENVMIGAFLRTSHRKEAETKARAVLERVGMIRLADAPARSLGTPGRKRLEIARALATEPKVLLLDEAMAGLNAHEVKLAIDLVRDIHRSGITLVIVEHIMEVIMSLASRVMVFHQGKEIARGSPRDVTSNPAVIEAYLGKRAAKAAAGHTPVELMGGPDL
- a CDS encoding branched-chain amino acid ABC transporter permease, with product MRRLIWLSVVAALAIAYPLLLSSPFQQRLGALVLLYAIAASAWNIVGGYAGQVSVGHVVFFGCGAYAAMASYAKFGLSPLFGIPGGIALAVGLAAIIGVPTLRLSGHYFSMATIAVAETVRLIVTNTEWLGAAVGLSGPTVPRNVFDLSFLSSLPYYYLFLAVLVITLLVTWWMTNSRMGFYLRAIKDSERAARSLGAPAARTKLYAYMLSAALTSVAGALYAMMFGFVDPESGLGILISVKILIMAALGGAGLLFGPLVGAAILVPLEEISNSWLGGKGAGLTFVLYGAIIVLIARFQPGGLLALFTRRSKPNTDTGAGHAP